The proteins below are encoded in one region of Equus przewalskii isolate Varuska chromosome 1, EquPr2, whole genome shotgun sequence:
- the LOC103562226 gene encoding toll-like receptor 11: MERPLLSFTLLSPLLLGLMSLGRMSWAWTAPDCTIADSSLLPNISYYIPFCSLAPGLHLFASCSNVKDLAQTLTAVPRDIEALCLQGTVPFLPADAFGHFTTLQLLRLQLGTISITSGTFQGLNQLQHLSFEHHAPCCLSLFLPPDALEHLRLLNTLSFHGYCLNYSQNIQLPISLRHLTVRHSCLIELRELQGLFPNLVPGSSPTTSPSPWTSFLEELDLSANLQLSQVGNRALDGLQLRSLRLDGTPLSALDLLGSGLLHLDSLSLEGTRTERLPGNVTRYFELVALDLGRNQIQNLEDEDLLSCQSLEFLSLHANGLQLLPSRFLNDLPQLQRLNLSMNKLGPTLVLPEGLVSSNLRVLDLSHNELCVLPYRAFSSLPQLQELRLSGNNISNLSSESLEGLRWLKTLDLSWNQIKTLKPGWLSSLPALTSLNLLGTHLEHISGKQLQGPQKLSHLQLGSLEMLEIYPPWPPALLSLEVRADVYIQFGVPSGEPFLFLENLTLQTSNMLLQLDNNTIHFPSLRHLTLRGCSPYILSGHQSHRFFPQLPLLEHLHFWSDHEGADDLHLFGMPSLRVLELGDLDFLCQPTSVKLEKLLKELPQLQVLVLSNLNLGNLSASSFRGLGPLRLLLLNSEWALGLDSSLQELIPQMPQYVYFSDITFTCQCESSWVGPWATQAPNTFVYGLEKSICMANASDYSKTPLLSFHSGHCSHDPEFQSFLTSFTLVFLLIFLSLLGCPKWPWLHYLQTLFHAWWWKLGGWRPRNQFHYDVFISYCEQDRAWVLKELVPALEKPLPVGEGLRLCLPERDFGVGQDRMDAMVASMESSRATLCVLSCQALGSPWCNLELRLATYHLMAKPGTARLLLLFLEPIDRRQLHSYHRLARWLQKEDYFDVSQGRIEWDAFSEKLRKRLRKAGQERED, translated from the coding sequence ATGGAAAGACCTCTGCTGTccttcactctcctctctcccttactGCTGGGCTTGATGAGCCTCGGCAGGATGAGCTGGGCATGGACTGCTCCTGATTGCACCATAGCAGACAGCTCCCTATTGCCTAACATTTCCTACTACATCCCATTCTGTTCCTTGGCCCCGGGACTGCACCTTTTTGCATCATGCTCCAATGTTAAAGACCTGGCTCAGACCCTAACAGCAGTGCCCCGAGATATAGAGGCACTTTGCCTCCAGGGCACAGTTCCTTTCCTGCCAGCTGATGCCTTTGGACACTTCACCACACTACAACTTCTGAGGCTGCAGCTGGGCACCATCAGCATTACATCTGGGACATTTCAAGGACTGAATCAGCTGCAGCACCTTTCCTTTGAGCATCACGCTCCCTGTTGCCTGAGCCTGTTCCTCCCTCCAGATGCTCTGGAGCACCTCAGACTCCTCAACACCCTTTCCTTCCATGGCTACTGCCTGAATTATAGCCAGAACATCCAGTTGCCCATCAGCCTTAGGCATCTAACCGTGAGGCACAGCTGTCTGATAGAATTGCGGGAACTGCAAGGGCTCTTCCCAAACCTTGTCCCTGGTTCCTCTCCTACAACCAGCCCCAGCCCATGGACCtccttcctggaggagctggaccTGTCTGCCAACCTACAGCTGAGCCAGGTGGGCAATAGAGCTCTGGATGGCCTCCAGCTCCGTTCCCTGAGATTGGATGGCACCCCACTAAGCGCATTAGACCTCCTAGGCTCAGGACTGCTCCACTTGGACTCCCTCTCCCTTGAGGGAACAAGGACAGAAAGACTGCCTGGGAATGTGACACGCTACTTTGAGCTTGTTGCTCTTGACCTTGGAAGGAACCAAATCCAGAACCTAGAGGATGAGGATCTCCTAAGCTGCCAGTCCCTGGAATTCCTCAGCCTTCATGCCAATGGCCTGCAGTTACTTCCATCCAGGTTCCTGAATGACCTGCCCCAGCTTCAGAGGCTCAATCTGTCAATGAATAAACTGGGCCCAACTTTGGTGCTCCCAGAAGGGCTGGTCAGCTCAAATCTGAGAGTGTTAGATCTGTCCCACAATGAGCTCTGTGTTCTGCCCTATAGggccttctcctctcttcctcaacTCCAGGAGCTCCGGCTGAGTGGTAACAACATTTCCAACTTATCCAGTGAAAGCCTGGAGGGACTGAGGTGGCTGAAGACCCTAGACCTGAGTTGGAACCAAATTAAAACGCTGAAGCCAGGCtggctctcctctcttcctgctctcaCCTCACTGAACCTCCTGGGCACCCACTTGGAGCATATCTCAGGCAAGCAGCTCCAGGGTCCCCAGAAGCTGAGCCACCTGCAGCTGGGTTCTCTTGAGATGCTGGAGATCTATCCTCCCTGGCCTCCAGCACTGCTCAGCTTGGAGGTACGGGCAGATGTTTACATCCAGTTTGGAGTCCCCAGTGGAGAACCCTTCTTGTTCTTGGAGAACCTTACCTTACAAACTTCCAATATGTTGCTGCAATTGGACAACAACACAATCCACTTCCCTTCCCTACGTCACCTCACTCTGCGAGGCTGCAGCCCCTATATTTTGTCTGGCCATCAATCCCACAGATTCTTCCCACAGCTCCCTCTCCTGGAGCACTTGCACTTCTGGTCTGATCATGAGGGTGCAGACGATCTGCATCTATTTGGGATGCCCAGCCTGCGAGTGCTGGAGCTGGGGGACTTGGATTTCCTCTGTCAGCCAACATCAGTGAAGTTGGAGAAGCTACTGAAGGAGCTGCCTCAGTTACAGGTTCTGGTATTGAGCAACCTGAACCTTGGGaacctctctgcctccagcttcagGGGCTTGGGGCCCCTTCGGCTGCTGCTGCTCAATTCTGAATGGGCTCTGGGGCTGGACAGCAGCCTCCAGGAACTAATTCCCCAGATGCCTCAATACGTTTATTTCTCAGATATCACCTTCACTTGCCAGTGCGAAAGCTCTTGGGTGGGGCCTTGGGCAACACAAGCCCCAAACACTTTTGTGTACGGACTGGAGAAGTCCATCTGCATGGCCAATGCCTCTGACTACTCCAAGACGCCATTGCTCTCCTTCCATTCTGGTCACTGCTCACATGATCCTGAGTTTCAGAGCTTTCTAACCAGTTTCACTCTGGTGTTCCTGCTGATCTTCCTTTCATTGCTTGGCTGTCCCAAATGGCCCTGGCTTCATTACCTCCAGACCCTATTTCATGCCTGGTGGTGGAAATTGGGCGGGTGGCGCCCCAGAAACCAATTCCACTATGATGTCTTTATATCCTATTGTGAGCAGGACCGAGCCTGGGTGCTGAAAGAACTGGTTCCTGCTCTAGAGAAGCCTCTTCCAGTTGGTGAGGGTTTGAGGCTATGCCTGCCTGAGAGGGACTTTGGGGTTGGGCAGGACAGGATGGATGCTATGGTTGCCAGCATGGAAAGCAGTAGAGCCACCCTCTGTGTGCTCagctgccaggccctgggaagtCCCTGGTGCAATCTGGAGTTAAGGCTTGCCACCTACCACTTGATGGCCAAGCCTGGGACTGCTCGCCTCCTGCTGCTGTTTCTGGAACCTATTGATCGGCGGCAGCTTCACAGCTATCACCGCCTTGCCCGGTGGCTGCAGAAGGAGGACTACTTCGATGTATCCCAAGGAAGGATTGAGTGGGATGCCTTCTCTGAGAAACTCCGGAAAAGGTTAAGGAAAGCTGGGCAAGAGAGAGAGGATTAG